One part of the Populus alba chromosome 18, ASM523922v2, whole genome shotgun sequence genome encodes these proteins:
- the LOC118050671 gene encoding FRIGIDA-like protein 4a, producing MATELAIETERTQKFFNDIDARKTILSSCTQLFTTLTTHFKSLQNSLSQKSQSLESKFQSLESNSQLTLESLSCREKSIPERESAAAAKVEEQRETALSEFRNSHSFDNLSDSLKSLCRRMDSSGLLRFVVSKRKESVFLRAEISRAIMEAVDPARLTLDAVDELVRDKVGKVGVTDKRWACGILVQALFPEGSCFGRKDKGPEFARSVVERAAGILESWKEEDDVEEKADGEGGGGGGGGVVGPAEAVMFLQMVLGFGLKSRFDEEFLRKLVAENASRRDMAKLAAAIGFGEKMGDIIDELVKNGKEIEAVYFASESGLTKRFSPVSLLKSYLKNSKKITTTVLKNGNYSAAATDESSTLELNSIKAIIKCVEDHKLETEFSLDSLRKRASLLEKTKAERKRGTSTATATKSQNKRGHGSGGGRDSGPTPYRQAKAAKFSNNYSSFSRRNAPPPAQHSPARRYSGPFHYPSQSVYEGPAAAPYASTYGISHAQSPSAISQQPYHHSQSPSAIPQQLYSQPAENMSAAGFRASGSYGSQTSYGAYDYGSAAPVTYQPSSYTQ from the exons ATGGCGACCGAATTAGCAATCGAAACAGAGAGAACGCAAAAATTCTTCAACGACATCGACGCGCGAAAGACCATTCTATCGTCCTGTACCCAACTATTCACAACCTTGACCACTCACTTCAAATCCCTTCAAAACTCCCTCTCCCAGAAATCCCAATCCCTGGAATCCAAATTCCAATCTTTAGAATCCAATTCCCAGCTAACCCTCGAATCCCTTAGTTGCAGAGAAAAATCCATACCGGAACGCGAGTCAGCTGCTGCTGCCAAAGTCGAGGAGCAAAGAGAGACCGCGTTATCGGAGTTCCGAAATTCCCACTCTTTCGATAATTTATCGGATTCGTTGAAGTCTTTATGTAGGAGAATGGATTCATCTGGGCTGTTAAGATTTGTAGTTTCGAAACGGAAGGAATCAGTGTTTCTTAGAGCGGAGATTTCACGTGCGATAATGGAAGCTGTGGATCCTGCGAGACTGACTTTGGATGCAGTGGATGAGTTAGTAAGAGATAAAGTTGGGAAAGTTGGGGTTACAGATAAGAGGTGGGCATGTGGAATACTGGTGCAGGCGCTTTTCCCGGAAGGTAGTTGTTTTGGAAGGAAGGATAAAGGGCCGGAATTTGCACGTAGCGTGGTGGAGAGGGCTGCTGGGATTTTGGAGAGCTGGAAGGAGGAGGACGACGTAGAGGAGAAGGCTGATGGGGAGGGTGGTGGCGGAGGCGGCGGTGGAGTCGTGGGACCTGCGGAGGCTGTGATGTTTTTGCAAATGGTGTTGGGATTTGGGCTGAAGTCGAGGTTTGATGAGGAGTTCTTGAGGAAGCTTGTGGCAGAGAATGCATCAAGGAGGGATATGGCGAAGCTTGCAGCTGCTATTGGTTTTGGAGAGAAAATGGGAG ATATAATTGATGAATTGGTGAAGAATGGGAAAGAGATAGAGGCTGTATATTTTGCTTCTGAATCTGGTTTGACGAAAAGATTTTCTCCTGTATCTCTACTCAAGTCATATCTTAAGAATTCCAAGAAGATCACAACTACTGTCTTGAAGAATGGAAATTATAGTGCAGCTGCAACG gATGAGTCAAGTACCTTGGAGTTGAACTCTATTAAAGCAATCATCAAATGTGTGGAAGATCATAAGCTTGAAACAGAATTTTCCCTTGACAGCTTGAGAAAACGGGCTTCTCTGCTTGAAAAAACCAAAGCAGAGAGGAAGAGGGGTACGTCAACTGCCACTGCTACCAAGTCTCAAAACAAGCGAGGCCATGGTTCAGGTGGTGGCCGGGACAGTGGACCTACTCCTTATCGACAAGCCAAAGCTGCcaaattttcaaacaattatTCCTCTTTCAGCCGCAGGAATGCTCCTCCCCCTGCACAGCATAGCCCGGCTAGAAGATATTCTGGGCCATTCCACTACCCTAGCCAGAGTGTCTATGAGGGCCCTGCAGCAGCCCCGTATGCATCAACTTATGGTATCTCCCACGCTCAAAGCCCTTCTGCAATCTCTCAACAACCCTACCATCACTCTCAAAGCCCCAGTGCAATTCCTCAACAACTCTACTCACAGCCAGCGGAGAACATGAGTGCTGCCGGTTTCCGTGCCAGTGGTTCTTATGGAAGCCAGACCAGTTATGGGGCATATGATTACGGCTCTGCTGCACCCGTTACTTACCAACCTTCATCCTACACTCAATAA